In Megalobrama amblycephala isolate DHTTF-2021 linkage group LG10, ASM1881202v1, whole genome shotgun sequence, one DNA window encodes the following:
- the LOC125277591 gene encoding gastrula zinc finger protein XlCGF8.2DB-like: MEFIKEESEDMKIEETFRDKHEDTEQQTDLMVLKEENQELNEMEEKNQEKCHDFISGEKSFSYSQTHIKEPRNLEVHTEESPFTCQQCGESFSQKKSLNGHMRIHTGEGPFTCQQCGKRFNRNNNLKVHMNIHTGEKPHACTLCGKSFSLNRHLKTHMRIHTGEKPFACQQCGKSFSRQDKLNIHLKIHTGEKPHTCTLCGKSFSLKESLKAHIRLHTGEKPFACQQCGKSFSRKDKLNVHLKIHTGEKPHTCTLCGKSFTLKGYLMTHMRIHSGQKPFICSECGRGFNQKKDLNAHMRNHTGVKPFVCNLCGKSFGYKESLNHHMRNHSSGFMSSV, translated from the coding sequence ACCTGATGGTGCTGAAAGAGGAGAATCAAGAACTGAATGAAATGGAAGAGAAAAATCAGGAAAAATGTCATGACTTCATCTCTGGGGAAAAATCTTTTAGTTACTCACAGACTCATATAAAAGAACCGAGAAACCTTGAAGTTCACACTGAAGAAAgccctttcacctgccaacagtgtggagaAAGTTTTAGTCAAAAGAAAAGTCTTAATGgccacatgaggattcacacaGGAGAGGgccctttcacctgccaacagtgtggaaagcgTTTCAATCGAAATAacaaccttaaagtccacatgaatatccacacaggagagaagcctCACGCCTGCACActgtgtgggaagagtttctcACTAAACAGACATCTTAAgactcacatgagaattcacaccggagagaagccttttgcctgtcaacagtgtggaaaaagtttcagtcGACAAGACAAACTTAACATCCACTTGAAAATccacacaggagagaagcctCACACCTGCACActgtgtgggaagagtttttcACTTAAAGAAAGTCTTAAGGCTCACATAAGgcttcacaccggagagaagccttttgcctgtcaacagtgtggaaaaagtttcagtcGAAAAGACAAACTTAACGTCCACTTGAAAATccacacaggagagaagcctCACACCTGCACActgtgtgggaagagtttcacattAAAAGGATATCTTATGAcgcacatgagaattcacagtGGACAGAAGCCATTCATATGCTCTGAGTGTGGAAGGGGGTTTAACCAGAAAAAGGACCTTAATGCCCACATGAGAAATCACACTGGAGTGAAGCCATTTGTTTGTAatctgtgtggaaagagtttcggATATAAAGAAAGCCTTAATCATCACATGAGGAATCACTCATCAGGATTCATGTCATCTGTGTGA